Proteins encoded in a region of the Acetomicrobium sp. S15 = DSM 107314 genome:
- a CDS encoding tryptophanase, which yields MRSRIGPEPFKIKAVEPMRLPDRSVREEALVRANYNLFGLRSEEVYVDLLTDSGTGAMSAAQWAALMMGDEAYAGARSFYALKDAVKEILGFDYVIPAHQGRGAENVLFGTLCKKGDVIPFNMPFDTTMAHILNVGAKPVDCVVDEAFDLVSDYPFKGNVDIGKLETVINQYGKENIPLIMVTVTNNSGGGQPVSLQNIRDVSQVARKYGIPFFLDAARMAENAYFIKMREPSCANMSLKEIIRAMADAADGLAVSCKKDPLVNIGGMITCRNEEMYHVLLPRTILYEGFATYGGLAGRDLQALAQGLFEMTDEEYMSHRVAQVRHLGELLDEAGVPFVKPAGGHAIFVDAASFLPRIPQRLFPADVLAAEVYIEGAVRGIGLGALAFATADPETGSEVLPKLELFRLAIPRRAYTNSHMEYVAEVVNDVYKRRESVDYGLELAYEPPVKGIRHFLGKLRPKKL from the coding sequence ATGAGGTCTCGTATAGGACCCGAGCCATTTAAGATCAAAGCGGTGGAGCCGATGCGGCTTCCGGATCGGAGCGTGCGGGAGGAGGCGCTCGTCAGGGCCAACTATAACCTCTTCGGGCTGAGGTCTGAAGAGGTTTACGTGGATCTCTTGACCGACTCCGGAACCGGGGCCATGAGCGCCGCGCAGTGGGCAGCGCTCATGATGGGCGATGAGGCGTACGCAGGTGCGAGGAGCTTCTACGCCCTAAAAGATGCCGTGAAAGAGATCTTGGGCTTCGATTACGTCATTCCCGCGCATCAGGGGCGAGGGGCCGAGAACGTCCTGTTCGGCACCCTTTGTAAAAAGGGAGACGTCATCCCCTTCAACATGCCCTTCGACACCACGATGGCTCACATCCTAAACGTCGGGGCAAAGCCAGTAGACTGTGTGGTCGACGAAGCCTTTGACCTCGTATCTGACTATCCCTTTAAGGGAAACGTCGACATAGGTAAGTTAGAGACTGTAATAAACCAGTACGGCAAGGAAAATATCCCCCTGATAATGGTCACCGTTACCAATAACTCGGGCGGCGGGCAGCCCGTCAGCCTTCAAAACATCAGGGACGTCTCGCAAGTCGCCCGCAAATACGGCATACCCTTCTTTCTCGATGCAGCGCGGATGGCTGAAAATGCCTATTTTATCAAGATGCGCGAACCGTCCTGTGCTAACATGTCGTTGAAGGAGATCATCCGCGCCATGGCCGATGCGGCAGATGGTTTGGCAGTTTCGTGCAAAAAAGATCCCTTGGTCAACATCGGCGGCATGATCACCTGCAGAAACGAGGAGATGTATCACGTCTTGCTCCCGCGCACCATCCTTTACGAAGGGTTTGCCACCTATGGGGGACTAGCAGGGCGAGATCTGCAAGCGCTCGCGCAAGGGCTTTTTGAGATGACGGACGAAGAATATATGTCTCACCGCGTGGCCCAAGTGAGGCATCTCGGCGAATTGTTGGACGAAGCCGGCGTCCCCTTCGTAAAGCCAGCCGGAGGACATGCCATATTCGTGGACGCTGCCTCTTTCCTCCCTCGCATTCCCCAGCGGCTCTTCCCCGCCGATGTCCTCGCTGCGGAAGTTTACATAGAGGGGGCTGTGCGAGGGATAGGACTAGGAGCCCTCGCTTTCGCCACCGCCGACCCAGAGACCGGTTCTGAGGTCTTGCCGAAGCTCGAGCTGTTCCGGCTTGCCATTCCGCGCAGGGCCTACACGAATTCGCACATGGAATACGTAGCCGAAGTCGTTAACGATGTTTACAAGCGGCGCGAAAGCGTAGATTACGGCCTCGAGTTGGCTTACGAACCGCCGGTCAAGGGCATTCGTCACTTCCTCGGCAAGCTGCGTCCAAAGAAGCTTTGA
- a CDS encoding TRAP transporter fused permease subunit — protein sequence MRKLKGPLKAVIYLYVVAMGLFHLYTATFGSLEAYLQRNVHLLWILPLTFILYPASKAGPKDEVPPFDWALAVLAACPGLYVIFNYESIIYRVIQVDPVTTVQLLLGTLLTLLLLEGTRRVVGWPLAVIGGLFAAYMYFGHFLPGIAKGFPFSFHRVIEHLYLTDEGIFSSSLGVSATYVMIFLIFGGFLEKSGIGPYFMDLAQAFAGHSPGGPAKIAVVSSAMFGSISGSAVANVYATGAFTIPLMKRIGYSPTFAGAVEAVASSGGQVMPPIMGAGAFIMASFLGIPYRNVIIAAFVPALLYYVAVFVMVHMRALKRGLTGLPREELPSRISVLKRIYLVVPLVGLVVMLLYGYTPMRAAMAGIAMAWIVSLFDPRYRMGPKAILDAIHDGSMNIFVVAIACATAGIVVGSVTLTGLGFKVVSLIFSLARNIPFLALLLVMLLSILLGMGLPTTAAYIVASALTVPALAKLGFPALASHMFVFYFAIISAITPPVALAAYAASSLAGSNPDETGFQAMRLGLLAFIVPYAFCYDGGLLLQEGFLWNIFAFLGGLGAAMAIGWGIEGFLRRPLSFWSRVLFLVMGILCLWPSTPIRLLALAVVFGAYISHRRAS from the coding sequence GTGCGAAAGCTCAAGGGCCCGCTTAAAGCGGTTATATACCTCTATGTTGTCGCCATGGGGCTGTTTCACCTTTACACGGCGACGTTCGGCAGCTTAGAGGCTTATCTGCAGCGAAACGTCCATCTGCTCTGGATTCTTCCACTCACGTTCATCCTTTACCCTGCCTCTAAGGCCGGTCCCAAGGATGAGGTTCCACCTTTCGACTGGGCTCTTGCGGTCTTGGCCGCGTGTCCGGGGTTGTATGTCATTTTCAATTACGAGTCTATTATCTATCGTGTCATTCAGGTTGACCCCGTAACGACCGTCCAATTGTTGCTCGGCACATTGCTCACGTTGTTGCTGTTAGAGGGGACGCGACGGGTTGTGGGATGGCCTTTGGCCGTTATAGGCGGGCTCTTTGCGGCATATATGTATTTTGGCCATTTTTTACCAGGCATAGCCAAAGGTTTCCCCTTTTCTTTCCATAGAGTCATAGAACATCTCTATCTCACCGATGAGGGAATTTTTTCTTCGTCGCTCGGGGTCTCTGCCACTTATGTCATGATCTTCCTCATATTCGGCGGCTTCCTCGAAAAGAGCGGCATAGGTCCTTATTTCATGGATTTGGCTCAAGCCTTCGCCGGCCATTCGCCAGGAGGACCGGCGAAGATCGCTGTGGTGAGTTCCGCCATGTTCGGATCTATCTCCGGCTCGGCTGTTGCTAACGTCTACGCCACTGGCGCCTTTACGATACCGTTGATGAAGCGCATAGGATATTCACCCACCTTCGCCGGCGCGGTAGAAGCTGTGGCGAGCTCCGGAGGGCAGGTTATGCCTCCGATCATGGGGGCCGGTGCCTTCATAATGGCTTCTTTCCTCGGCATCCCCTACAGAAATGTTATCATAGCTGCTTTTGTCCCCGCCCTTTTATATTACGTCGCAGTTTTTGTAATGGTCCATATGAGGGCATTGAAGAGAGGCCTGACTGGACTCCCCAGGGAAGAGCTGCCATCACGGATCTCCGTGTTGAAGCGCATATATTTGGTCGTCCCGCTGGTAGGTCTGGTTGTAATGCTGCTTTACGGCTACACTCCCATGAGGGCTGCTATGGCAGGTATAGCGATGGCCTGGATTGTGTCCCTCTTCGATCCGCGCTATCGCATGGGGCCCAAGGCTATCCTCGACGCGATTCACGACGGCTCGATGAACATCTTCGTCGTGGCCATCGCTTGTGCTACAGCCGGCATAGTGGTCGGGTCGGTCACGCTCACCGGTTTGGGCTTTAAGGTGGTGAGCCTCATATTCTCGCTGGCCAGAAACATCCCATTCTTGGCCCTTTTGCTCGTCATGCTGCTTTCTATACTGTTGGGCATGGGGCTTCCAACGACCGCTGCGTATATAGTGGCCTCAGCCTTGACTGTGCCGGCCTTGGCGAAGCTCGGATTTCCCGCACTGGCTTCTCATATGTTCGTGTTTTACTTCGCCATCATTTCAGCCATAACGCCTCCGGTGGCGCTGGCCGCTTACGCTGCCAGCTCCCTGGCAGGTTCGAACCCGGACGAGACAGGTTTTCAAGCTATGAGGCTCGGACTTTTAGCCTTCATCGTACCTTATGCCTTCTGTTACGATGGGGGGCTTCTTTTGCAGGAGGGCTTCCTGTGGAATATCTTTGCTTTCTTGGGCGGCCTCGGTGCCGCTATGGCCATCGGTTGGGGGATAGAAGGCTTTCTGCGTCGGCCGCTTTCTTTTTGGAGCCGCGTCCTATTTTTGGTCATGGGCATCTTGTGCCTGTGGCCATCGACGCCGATCAGGCTTTTGGCCCTCGCCGTAGTATTTGGAGCATATATTTCCCATCGCCGCGCTTCCTGA
- the secA gene encoding preprotein translocase subunit SecA yields the protein MLQAVKKMLGFDPNERTLKRYSAIVSKINALEPQMEQMSDEELASAIAQFRGRVQSGEALDDLLVDVFAVVREAAKRTLGMRHFDVQLMGGIALHEGKIAEMKTGEGKTLVATLAVVLNALSGKGVHVVTVNDYLAKRDAEWMGAVYRFLGLSVGVIYAMMDQGERQRAYQADVIYGTNSEFGFDYLRDNMAVSRSQLVQRGHHYAIVDEVDSILIDEARTPLIISGPSEESDEPYKLADRIARQLKQGVHFEIDEKERNAALTEEGIAHCEELLGVEELFSDYSTSEMAHKIVQALKARHLFHRDTHYVVRDGEVVIVDEFTGRLMFGRRYSDGLHQAIEAKEGVRIGKESQTLATITLQNYFRMYKKLAGMTGTAATEAEEFKEIYGLDVVVIPTNKPMIRVDHPDVIYRTVREKFVAVADEVHEHYKVGSPVLVGTTSIENSERLSKLLKARGVPHQVLNAKYHEKEAAIVAQAGRLGAVTVATNMAGRGTDILLGGNPDFLAREEALRKGIDPVGDPEGYAALREQMRALCAAEHERVVSLGGLHVVGTERHEARRIDNQLRGRSGRQGDPGSSRFYLSLEDDLLRIFGSERIQGIMEKLGMEEGEAIEHPLLTKAIESAQKRVEQYHFDIRKQLLQYDGVLNQQRETVYGERRRILFAEDLIEEAWQVVEDAISGILERAFPENGEPQVRAAALRLRNIFGPGIEKHLEGVDARALLPEAEKAVVSEARRRFDEKVEELGHDVANELFRFILLHVLDSHWKEHLLAMDELRRGIGLRALGQKDPLLEYQFESFNLFQEMFESVREKVAELAMKVSVAKEEHRPARRAVPAVQSHKVPVGVGSPSGGGSKAPSHKAKVGRNDPCPCGSGKKYKHCCGKNA from the coding sequence ATGTTGCAGGCTGTAAAGAAGATGTTAGGTTTCGACCCTAACGAGCGCACTCTGAAACGATATAGCGCCATAGTGAGCAAGATCAATGCCCTCGAACCTCAGATGGAACAGATGAGCGACGAGGAGCTGGCCTCTGCCATAGCTCAGTTCAGGGGGCGCGTCCAAAGCGGTGAAGCCTTGGACGACTTGCTCGTCGATGTGTTTGCCGTGGTGCGTGAGGCTGCCAAAAGGACTTTGGGCATGCGCCACTTCGATGTCCAGCTCATGGGAGGCATTGCCCTCCACGAGGGAAAAATAGCGGAGATGAAGACAGGCGAGGGGAAGACGCTTGTGGCCACGCTCGCTGTAGTGCTCAACGCTTTATCCGGCAAAGGCGTCCACGTGGTGACCGTTAACGACTATTTGGCGAAGCGCGACGCGGAGTGGATGGGTGCCGTATATCGCTTTCTCGGCCTATCCGTGGGCGTGATTTACGCCATGATGGATCAGGGCGAGCGGCAGAGGGCTTATCAGGCTGATGTCATTTACGGTACGAACAGCGAGTTCGGCTTTGACTACCTGAGGGATAACATGGCTGTCAGTAGATCCCAGCTAGTCCAGAGGGGGCATCATTACGCTATCGTGGACGAGGTGGACTCGATCCTTATAGACGAGGCGCGCACCCCGCTTATAATCTCCGGTCCGTCAGAAGAAAGCGATGAGCCTTATAAACTCGCCGATCGCATAGCCAGGCAATTGAAGCAAGGCGTCCACTTCGAGATCGACGAGAAAGAGCGAAATGCAGCGTTGACAGAGGAGGGGATAGCCCACTGCGAAGAGCTTTTGGGCGTAGAGGAGCTCTTCAGCGATTACTCCACCTCCGAGATGGCTCACAAGATCGTTCAGGCCCTCAAGGCGAGGCATCTCTTCCATCGCGACACACATTATGTGGTGAGGGATGGGGAGGTTGTGATCGTCGACGAGTTCACGGGGCGACTCATGTTCGGCAGGCGCTACTCCGATGGCCTTCACCAGGCCATAGAGGCAAAGGAAGGGGTGCGCATAGGGAAGGAAAGCCAGACGCTCGCCACGATCACGCTCCAAAACTATTTCCGCATGTACAAAAAACTTGCGGGCATGACCGGCACGGCCGCCACGGAAGCCGAGGAGTTTAAAGAGATATACGGCCTTGATGTGGTGGTTATACCCACGAACAAGCCCATGATCCGCGTCGATCATCCGGATGTCATCTACCGCACCGTAAGGGAGAAATTTGTAGCTGTCGCGGATGAGGTACACGAGCATTACAAGGTAGGCTCTCCCGTGTTGGTCGGCACCACATCCATAGAAAATTCGGAACGGCTGAGCAAACTCCTCAAGGCGAGGGGCGTGCCGCATCAAGTTCTTAACGCCAAATACCACGAGAAAGAGGCGGCTATCGTCGCCCAGGCCGGCAGACTTGGGGCTGTCACTGTGGCAACAAATATGGCCGGCAGGGGGACAGACATCCTTCTGGGCGGAAATCCAGATTTTCTGGCCCGCGAGGAGGCTCTTCGAAAGGGGATAGACCCCGTAGGCGATCCAGAAGGTTATGCGGCGCTGCGCGAGCAGATGCGCGCCCTATGCGCCGCAGAGCACGAGCGGGTTGTCTCCTTGGGCGGGCTTCACGTTGTCGGTACGGAGCGGCACGAAGCCCGGCGCATAGACAACCAACTCAGGGGGCGCAGCGGTCGTCAGGGAGATCCCGGCTCGTCTCGCTTTTACCTCTCTCTTGAGGATGACCTGCTGCGCATCTTCGGGTCTGAGAGGATACAGGGGATCATGGAGAAGCTCGGCATGGAAGAAGGGGAAGCCATCGAGCATCCCCTTCTTACGAAGGCCATCGAGTCAGCTCAGAAGCGAGTGGAGCAGTATCACTTCGATATCCGCAAACAATTATTGCAATACGATGGTGTTTTGAATCAGCAGCGCGAGACTGTATACGGAGAGCGACGCCGCATCCTCTTCGCTGAAGACTTGATAGAGGAGGCGTGGCAGGTGGTGGAGGATGCCATAAGCGGCATCTTAGAGCGCGCCTTTCCCGAAAACGGCGAGCCCCAGGTCAGGGCGGCCGCTTTGCGGCTCAGGAACATTTTCGGTCCAGGCATTGAAAAGCACTTGGAGGGTGTGGACGCGCGCGCCCTGCTGCCGGAGGCGGAGAAGGCGGTCGTTTCGGAGGCCAGGCGGCGCTTCGATGAGAAGGTCGAAGAATTGGGCCACGATGTGGCGAATGAGCTCTTTCGCTTTATCCTTCTGCACGTTTTGGATAGCCATTGGAAAGAACACCTCCTCGCGATGGATGAGCTCAGGCGAGGCATAGGCTTGCGCGCTTTAGGACAGAAGGATCCGCTGCTCGAGTATCAATTCGAGTCCTTTAACCTGTTCCAAGAGATGTTCGAGAGCGTGCGAGAAAAGGTGGCTGAGCTGGCGATGAAGGTTTCGGTCGCTAAGGAGGAGCATAGGCCCGCCCGTAGAGCAGTTCCTGCGGTGCAAAGTCATAAGGTTCCGGTGGGGGTCGGTTCGCCCTCCGGTGGAGGCTCCAAAGCGCCAAGTCACAAAGCGAAAGTGGGGCGAAACGACCCATGTCCTTGCGGAAGCGGCAAAAAATACAAGCATTGTTGTGGGAAGAACGCATAA